One Fundulus heteroclitus isolate FHET01 unplaced genomic scaffold, MU-UCD_Fhet_4.1 scaffold_167, whole genome shotgun sequence genomic window carries:
- the LOC118558860 gene encoding uncharacterized protein LOC118558860 translates to MAEENRRLWKQLRTKEKWLKKAKAKLHAFETQALQKTSGGGPVEADQGSSEQVDPPEDEDEDSSSEEPKKAAKSRFPLRGFKDFPQPILEFMEEYWLHLRGSIGTKKHVENQKSKLGRVMSFLRFVNKGRTILPNWTFLQDLDRVHQWPAKLLREGKAENTTRNYLLNVMEFAGYFRDTPPSTSRVPKKAVIGLLRAVSADIKQLKKDVNVRQMLVKKRKIRRVIAKEDLRRCQRQACRKIPQLLDTIQTDPSSLNIRRFYGYFGVYLASIYGHRTGVLTNMTLAEVDEARVDARTADQGFVINVKEHKTNRAFGPAQVYLTVEEFGWLEQWLQIRETLQPSTDLVFFNENYQKIKNLQQHLQSAWAEMGFSGSPTFTDFRTSIATYARDALSPGTRTKVSKTMCHDTATAEKFYAMHQTATQLSELRKRFQEATDPAVSGPGKVAEPVILESSSDEGEGEGPVKKKRRVAPRVGSTSQESPEARAESTEAQAESTEAQAESTEAQAESQAESQAESQAESQAESQAESQAESQAESQAESQAESQAESQAESQAESQAESQAESQAESQAESQAESQDESQDESQDESQDTQRKRGRQSLSFTPKRSPLMLYRLRERQRRSTPRVFRLRARQRKFQ, encoded by the exons ATGGCAGAAGAAAACAGGAGGCTTTGGAAGCAGCTTCGGACAAAGGAGAAGTGGCTAAAAAAGGCAAAAGCTAAACTCCACGCATTCGAAACG CAGGCCCTCCAAAAGACGAGCGGTGGGGGGCCTGTCGAGGCAGACCAGGGGTCATCCGAACAAGTGGACCCCCCAGAAGATGAGGATGAAGACTCATCCTCTGAGGAGCCAAAGAAGGCTGCAAAATCGCGATTCCCATTGAGGGGATTCAAAGATTTTCCTCAACCCATCC tggagTTCATGGAGGAGTACTGGTTACACTTGAGGGGGTCCATCGGGACCAAAAAACACGTGGAAAACCAGAAGTCCAAATTGGGACGGGTAATGTCCTTCCTTAGATTTGTGAACAAGGGAAGGACAATACTCCCCAATTGGACTTTTCTGCAGGACCTTGATCGAGTTCATCA GTGGCCGGCGAAGCTCCTCAGAGAGGGGAAGGCAGAAAACACCACTAGGAATTACCTCCTGAATGTGATGGAGTTCGCGGGCTACTTTCGGGACACGCCACCAAGCACCTCGCGTGTCCCGAAAAAGGCAGTGATTGGCCTCCTAAGAGCAGTGTCCGCTGATATTAAACAGCTTAAAAAAGATGTCAACGTCCGCCAGATGTTGGTCAAAAAGCGTAAGATCAGAAGGGTGATTGCCAAGGAGGACCTCAGGAGGTGTCAGAGGCAGGCGTGCAGGAAAATCCCCCAACTGCTCg ACACCATCCAGACTGACCCCAGCTCACTCAACATACGCCGGTTCTATGGCTACTTTGGCGTATACCTCGCCAGTATATATGGCCATAGAACCGGCGTGTTGACCAATATGACCCTGGCCGAAGTGGACGAGGCGCGGGTTGACGCCAGGACCGCAGACCAGGGCTTTGTCATTAAC GTGAAAGAGCACAAGACAAATCGGGCTTTTGGGCCAGCCCAAGTGTACCTCACAGTGGAGGAGTTTGGATGGCTGGAGCAGTGGCTCCAAATAAGGGAAACCCTTCAGCCATCCACTGACCTGGTATTTTTCAACGAGAACTACCAGAAGATCAAGAACCTACAACAACACCTCCAGAGTGCATGGGCAGAAATGGGGTTCTCAGGTTCCCCCACATTTACAGATTTTAGGACCTCGATAGCAACATAT GCTAGAGATGCATTGTCCCCGGGAACCCGGACAAAGGTCAGCAAAACGATGTGCCATGACACCGCCACAGCGGAGAAATTCTACGCAATGCACCAGACAGCTACACAGCTGTCTGAGCTGCGTAAAAGGTTCCAGGAGGCTACGGACCCGGCAGTCTCAGGTCCCGGGAAAGTGGCGGAGCCTGTCATCCTGGAGTCTTCCAGCGATGAGGGAGAAGGCGAGGGTCCTGTGAAGAAGAAGAGG AGAGTAGCACCCAGGGTTGGTTCCACAAGCCAGGAGTCCCCAGAGGCCAGGGCAGAGTCCACGGAGGCCCAGGCAGAGTCCACGGAGGCCCAGGCAGAGTCCACGGAGGCCCAGGCAGAGTCCCAGGCAGAGTCCCAGGCAGAGTCCCAGGCAGAGTCCCAGGCAGAGTCCCAGGCAGAGTCCCAGGCAGAGTCCCAGGCAGAGTCCCAGGCAGAGTCCCAGGCAGAGTCCCAGGCAGAGTCCCAGGCAGAGTCCCAGGCAGAGTCCCAGGCAGAGTCCCAGGCAGAGTCCCAGGCAGAGTCCCAGGCAGAGTCCCAGGCAGAGTCCCAGGATGAGTCCCAGGATGAGTCCCAGGATGAGTCCCAGGACACACAGAGGAAAAGGGGCCGACAAAGTTTGTCATTCACACCAAAAAGAAGCCCCTTAATGCTATACAGGTTGCGGGAGCGACAGCGGCGGAGCACACCGCGTGTGTTTCGCCTGAGGGCCAGACAAAGAAAGTTCcaatag